In Capsicum annuum cultivar UCD-10X-F1 chromosome 7, UCD10Xv1.1, whole genome shotgun sequence, one genomic interval encodes:
- the LOC124885583 gene encoding uncharacterized protein LOC124885583 isoform X1, with protein MSQFGARRRSWWRSCYGLLRRWHLVVVLMKLFICRLHLHMWLGLLFMLNRDFRGLLLRFQHWSPGRKGCWNEELDPELWGLPPFVDCMLLSSMLTLCSSLASPASMIQLLLFNDCRGCHALLIEPVSFRGLYKNGLLHHVAGFGQASCPPSPIPSYFLY; from the exons ATGAGTCAATTTGGTGCTCGTCGGAGAAGCTGGTGGCGGAGTTGCTATGGCTTGCTTAGAAGATGGCACCTTGTGGTTGTGTTGATGAAGCTGTTTATATGTAGGCTTCATCTTCACATGTGGCTTGGCTTGCTCTTTATGCTGAACCGCGACTTCAGGGGTCTCTTGTTAAGGTTTCAG CATTGGAGTCCAGGCAGGAAAGGCTGCTGGAATGAAG AGTTAGATCCAGAACTATGGGGTCTCCCACCATTTGTTGATTGTATGCTTCTTTCCAGTATGCTTACTTTATGCTCTAGTCTTGCAAGTCCTGCTAGCATgattcaacttttattatttaatgatTGTAGGGGTTGTCATGCGTTGCTGATTGAACCTGTTTCTTTCAGGGGTCTTTACAAAAATGGCCTACTTCATCATGTTGCAGGTTTTGGACAAGCCTCATGCCCTCCCTCCCCGAttccttcttattttttatattag
- the LOC124885583 gene encoding uncharacterized protein LOC124885583 isoform X2, giving the protein MSQFGARRRSWWRSCYGLLRRWHLVVVLMKLFICRLHLHMWLGLLFMLNRDFRGLLLRFQYNKMETCIKPSNGNVVKLALWLYWKSSGNDIVRAYAKVCFY; this is encoded by the exons ATGAGTCAATTTGGTGCTCGTCGGAGAAGCTGGTGGCGGAGTTGCTATGGCTTGCTTAGAAGATGGCACCTTGTGGTTGTGTTGATGAAGCTGTTTATATGTAGGCTTCATCTTCACATGTGGCTTGGCTTGCTCTTTATGCTGAACCGCGACTTCAGGGGTCTCTTGTTAAGGTTTCAG TACAACAAAATGGAGACATGCATAAAACCTAGCAATGGCAACG TGGTAAAACTCGCCCTGTGGCTTTACTGGAAAAGCTCAGGGAATGACATTGTTCGCGCCTATGCAAAGGTATGTTTTTATTAG